In Thalassotalea fonticola, a single genomic region encodes these proteins:
- the der gene encoding ribosome biogenesis GTPase Der: MLPVVALVGRPNVGKSTLFNRLTRTRDALVADYPGLTRDRQYGQANVEGLPFIVIDTGGIEGNEQGIDAKMAEQSLLAIEEADAVLFMVDARTGSTSADIAISEHLRKQSKKVFLVANKIDGVDADSAVAEFYDIGLGEVHPIAAAHNRGVTQLINLALAPHIEELSAQVEETEIIDLAEGEEYDDSAETQQDDKIKLAIIGKPNVGKSTLTNRILGEERVVVYDMPGTTRDSVYIPMERGDREYTLIDTAGVRRRKNMTDAVEKFSVIKTLQAIQDSNVVMLLIDARDGITDQDLSLLGFVLESGRSLVLVINKWDGLDTDIKDRVKSELDRRLGFIDFARIHFISALHGTGVGNLFESVEEAFDSATKRTSTAMLTKILEMAAFDHQPPLVRGNRIKLKYAHAGGYNPPLIVIHGNLVDSLPLSYKRYLINYFRKSLKIMGTPIKVEFRGTANPFAGKRKLTYTERKKKARETQGWSDEAKANKK; this comes from the coding sequence ATGCTTCCTGTTGTAGCCCTGGTTGGGCGCCCAAATGTTGGTAAATCAACATTATTTAACCGCTTAACTCGCACACGTGATGCACTAGTTGCTGATTACCCTGGTTTAACCCGTGATCGACAATACGGCCAAGCGAACGTTGAAGGTTTGCCGTTCATTGTTATTGATACTGGTGGTATTGAAGGTAATGAGCAAGGCATTGACGCCAAAATGGCAGAGCAATCTCTTCTAGCAATTGAAGAAGCTGATGCAGTACTGTTCATGGTAGACGCCCGGACAGGTTCAACTTCTGCCGATATTGCGATAAGTGAGCATTTACGCAAGCAAAGTAAAAAAGTTTTCTTGGTTGCCAATAAAATCGATGGCGTTGACGCTGACTCTGCCGTAGCTGAGTTTTACGACATCGGTTTAGGTGAAGTGCATCCTATTGCCGCTGCCCATAATCGCGGTGTTACTCAGTTAATTAATTTAGCCTTGGCGCCACATATTGAAGAACTTTCTGCACAGGTTGAAGAAACTGAGATTATCGATTTAGCCGAAGGCGAAGAATATGATGACTCTGCAGAAACGCAACAAGACGATAAAATCAAACTGGCCATTATCGGTAAGCCAAATGTAGGTAAGTCAACACTAACTAACCGCATACTAGGTGAAGAACGGGTTGTTGTTTATGATATGCCAGGTACTACGCGTGATAGCGTATACATTCCAATGGAACGTGGCGATCGCGAATATACTTTAATTGATACTGCTGGTGTGCGCCGTCGTAAAAATATGACCGATGCTGTAGAGAAGTTCTCCGTTATTAAAACCCTACAAGCCATTCAAGACTCGAATGTAGTTATGTTACTTATCGACGCGCGTGACGGTATTACAGACCAAGATTTAAGCCTATTAGGTTTTGTGCTTGAGTCTGGTCGCTCATTAGTACTTGTTATTAATAAGTGGGATGGTTTAGATACTGACATTAAAGACCGAGTTAAATCTGAGCTTGATCGCCGTTTGGGCTTTATTGATTTTGCCCGTATTCATTTTATTTCAGCCTTGCATGGCACTGGTGTTGGTAACTTGTTCGAATCGGTTGAAGAAGCATTCGACTCTGCAACTAAACGAACTTCAACTGCGATGCTGACGAAAATATTGGAAATGGCGGCGTTTGATCATCAACCGCCGTTGGTTCGTGGTAATCGAATTAAGCTTAAGTATGCTCATGCTGGTGGTTATAACCCGCCATTAATTGTTATTCACGGTAACTTGGTAGATAGCTTACCGTTGTCGTACAAACGCTACTTAATTAACTATTTCCGTAAATCACTTAAAATTATGGGCACACCAATTAAAGTAGAGTTTAGAGGTACAGCTAACCCGTTTGCTGGTAAACGCAAGCTAACTTATACCGAGCGTAAGAAAAAAGCGCGTGAAACACAAGGCTGGAGTGACGAAGCTAAAGCCAATAAAAAGTAA
- a CDS encoding sulfatase, with protein MNVLFITVDDMNNDLGLYGHPLVKSPNIDALANNGAVFTKAYSQAPLCTPSRASFMTGLYPDQTGVIAHGSHTQLTSHFRPHIPNVTTMPQMFKQQGYFTARVGKIYHQGVPNQIGTSGADDELSWHEAVNPIGVDKATLEPKVKSFNPDALKNQSFGGVLSFLATQEGDELHTDGIVANETIKLLKEHHPSKTGKPFFIGAGFYRPHTPFVAPQKYFDLYELENIKPYVAPKNDRYDIPAIALKDRPHQRSLTIEQRKKIIRGYYAAISYVDAQIGRVMDVLEELELADNTIVVFLSDHGYELGQHDLWQKGSLFEGSARTPMIIKVPKITKGHNVINAPTELLDIYPTLAALTNLTPPAYLQGFDLTPSLEDTTQVVRTSAYSTILNRNRGENGEYAYTKIRGHSIRTDRYRYSEWGDGIMGAELYDHHNDPEELKNLSDKTQLEEVRIKLKWLLDDAIKKAQTRIREIE; from the coding sequence TTGAACGTTTTATTCATTACTGTTGATGATATGAACAATGACTTGGGTCTATATGGGCATCCTCTGGTTAAAAGCCCGAATATCGATGCGCTTGCTAACAATGGAGCTGTTTTTACCAAAGCGTATAGTCAGGCACCACTGTGTACACCAAGTAGAGCAAGCTTTATGACGGGTTTATATCCTGATCAGACAGGTGTTATCGCCCATGGCTCACACACGCAATTAACTTCGCACTTTCGCCCGCATATTCCCAACGTAACAACTATGCCGCAAATGTTTAAGCAACAGGGGTACTTTACCGCAAGAGTTGGTAAGATTTATCATCAAGGGGTCCCAAATCAAATTGGTACTTCTGGCGCAGATGATGAATTATCTTGGCATGAAGCGGTTAACCCAATTGGTGTTGATAAGGCAACATTAGAGCCTAAAGTTAAATCATTTAACCCTGATGCGTTAAAAAATCAATCGTTTGGTGGTGTTTTAAGTTTTCTTGCAACTCAAGAAGGCGATGAACTGCACACCGATGGCATAGTGGCTAATGAAACAATCAAACTATTAAAAGAGCACCACCCTAGCAAAACAGGTAAGCCATTTTTTATTGGCGCTGGTTTTTACCGCCCGCATACACCTTTTGTAGCCCCACAAAAATACTTTGACCTTTATGAGCTAGAAAACATCAAACCATATGTTGCGCCAAAAAACGATCGTTATGACATCCCTGCCATTGCATTAAAAGATAGGCCCCACCAACGTAGTTTAACCATTGAACAACGAAAAAAAATTATTCGAGGTTACTATGCGGCAATTAGTTATGTAGATGCTCAAATAGGTAGGGTTATGGATGTACTTGAAGAGTTAGAACTAGCAGATAACACTATAGTCGTATTTTTGTCAGATCATGGCTATGAACTTGGTCAACACGACTTGTGGCAAAAGGGCAGTTTATTTGAGGGCTCAGCCCGTACACCAATGATAATTAAAGTACCCAAAATCACCAAGGGCCATAATGTTATCAATGCCCCAACCGAACTATTAGACATATACCCTACCCTGGCAGCATTAACCAATTTAACACCGCCAGCATATTTACAAGGTTTTGACTTAACGCCAAGCTTAGAAGACACCACTCAAGTTGTTAGAACATCTGCATACTCAACAATTTTAAATCGTAACCGCGGAGAAAATGGTGAATATGCTTATACAAAAATTAGGGGGCATTCAATACGTACCGACAGGTACCGTTATAGTGAATGGGGTGATGGCATCATGGGTGCTGAATTATACGATCATCACAACGACCCTGAAGAATTAAAAAATCTATCAGACAAAACACAACTAGAAGAAGTTAGAATAAAACTTAAATGGTTACTTGATGATGCTATAAAGAAAGCACAAACACGCATCAGAGAAATTGAATAA
- a CDS encoding alpha/beta fold hydrolase has translation MSSIAPLSSNSMLFHKTIIHPSSKEWVVFVHGAGGSSSIWFKQIKEYKKHFNLVFIDLRGHGRSAAVTFKELLKSGYTFNDVALDIVQVLDHLKIKGAHFVGISLGTILIQKLAELAPNRVKTMVLGGAVTRFDFRSNTLVKLGDFFKHVMPYMWLYRLFAYILMPQKGQVESRSMFIKDARKLCQKEFKRWFKLAADVNPLMKFYKENEINKPTLYLMGKNDYMFMRPVKEMVARHKSSQLTEISDCGHVCNVEKPKEFNQHSIEFIKNNG, from the coding sequence ATGAGTAGTATTGCACCCCTGTCATCGAACTCGATGTTATTCCATAAAACAATTATCCACCCGTCTAGTAAAGAATGGGTCGTTTTTGTGCATGGTGCTGGCGGCAGTTCGTCAATTTGGTTTAAGCAAATTAAAGAGTACAAAAAGCATTTTAATTTAGTCTTTATTGATTTACGCGGTCATGGCCGTTCAGCAGCTGTTACTTTTAAAGAGTTACTCAAGAGTGGATATACCTTTAATGACGTTGCCCTTGATATTGTGCAAGTGCTCGATCATTTAAAAATAAAAGGTGCTCACTTTGTCGGGATCTCTCTGGGTACTATACTAATTCAAAAGCTGGCAGAGCTTGCGCCAAATAGAGTTAAAACAATGGTGCTGGGTGGAGCGGTGACTCGTTTTGATTTTCGCTCGAATACGCTGGTGAAGCTTGGCGACTTTTTTAAGCACGTAATGCCTTATATGTGGCTGTACCGACTATTTGCCTATATTTTAATGCCGCAAAAAGGTCAGGTAGAATCACGTAGCATGTTTATTAAAGATGCGAGAAAGCTTTGTCAAAAAGAGTTTAAGCGCTGGTTCAAATTAGCTGCCGATGTAAACCCCTTAATGAAGTTTTACAAAGAAAATGAAATCAACAAACCGACGCTATATTTGATGGGTAAGAATGATTATATGTTTATGCGTCCGGTGAAAGAAATGGTCGCTAGGCACAAAAGCAGTCAACTCACCGAAATTAGTGATTGTGGTCATGTATGTAATGTTGAAAAGCCAAAAGAATTTAATCAACATTCGATTGAATTCATCAAGAATAATGGTTGA
- a CDS encoding DUF2182 domain-containing protein produces MQNIVNKCLVLMTIGLLIYLSWYYMLYGMTMNMAPVATWSNADIALLFMMWAIMMAGMMLPSALPVILLINKINQQRQQNGASYTPTIFFSLGYLIAWTVYSLAITIVQTWLHHLELLSPMMNSANLKFSAIILIIAGIYQFTPLKQQCLKLCRSPLSLLTGDWQAGIKSAISLGIKHGSYCVGCCWFLMAILFVTGVMNLQWILVLTLVVLVEKAFPKGEIISKYLGGLLILLGLSYLF; encoded by the coding sequence TTGCAAAATATTGTTAATAAATGCTTAGTATTAATGACCATAGGCCTGCTCATTTATTTGAGCTGGTATTACATGCTTTACGGTATGACCATGAATATGGCTCCTGTAGCTACTTGGTCGAATGCTGATATTGCTCTTTTGTTTATGATGTGGGCGATAATGATGGCTGGCATGATGCTGCCGTCTGCTCTGCCCGTTATTTTGCTCATCAATAAAATCAACCAACAACGACAACAAAACGGGGCTAGCTACACCCCTACTATATTCTTTTCTTTGGGTTACCTAATTGCCTGGACAGTTTATAGCTTAGCAATCACCATTGTACAAACCTGGCTACATCACCTAGAGCTTCTTAGCCCAATGATGAATAGTGCTAACCTGAAATTTAGTGCCATTATCTTAATAATTGCCGGTATTTATCAATTCACGCCGTTAAAACAGCAATGTTTAAAACTATGTCGTTCGCCACTTTCTCTACTGACAGGAGACTGGCAAGCGGGTATAAAAAGTGCTATCAGCTTAGGCATTAAACATGGCAGCTATTGTGTGGGTTGTTGTTGGTTTTTAATGGCTATTTTATTTGTTACCGGAGTGATGAACTTACAATGGATTTTAGTACTTACCTTAGTTGTGCTGGTAGAAAAGGCATTTCCAAAAGGTGAAATAATTAGTAAATATTTAGGAGGATTATTAATATTGCTTGGACTTAGTTATTTATTCTAA
- a CDS encoding DUF1326 domain-containing protein, with protein sequence MSNEYPWALSMHQIESCSCSHGCGCQFGGFPSSDNGGCDAILGWQVIKGHFNDLDLSGLKAVFVAMWPKAMHDGGGKGALFIDRVATEEQVTALATIFSGQAGGMPVEAIATLFSEFDGPIISDIEMDPQDHTSTVSISGILEAGQTPHINPVTGEENRVHITFPGGGFMWNDGFVGKTTSLKVEHGNLSFNYSDTFAAKATVNWPNA encoded by the coding sequence ATGTCTAACGAATACCCGTGGGCATTATCCATGCACCAAATTGAAAGTTGTAGCTGCAGTCATGGATGTGGATGCCAATTCGGCGGTTTCCCTAGTAGTGATAATGGCGGTTGTGATGCAATTTTAGGCTGGCAGGTGATAAAAGGCCATTTTAACGATCTAGATTTATCTGGGTTAAAAGCGGTGTTTGTCGCTATGTGGCCAAAAGCTATGCATGATGGCGGTGGCAAAGGCGCACTATTTATTGATAGAGTCGCCACTGAAGAGCAAGTAACGGCTTTAGCAACTATTTTCTCAGGCCAAGCTGGCGGCATGCCGGTTGAAGCCATAGCAACACTATTTTCAGAATTCGATGGTCCAATAATTAGTGATATTGAAATGGATCCCCAAGATCATACGTCAACCGTCTCTATTTCAGGTATTCTAGAAGCGGGTCAAACCCCGCATATAAACCCGGTAACAGGTGAAGAAAATAGAGTTCATATCACCTTTCCTGGTGGCGGTTTTATGTGGAATGATGGCTTTGTTGGCAAAACAACATCGTTAAAGGTAGAGCATGGCAATTTATCGTTTAATTATTCAGACACCTTTGCGGCAAAAGCAACTGTTAACTGGCCTAATGCTTAA
- a CDS encoding DUF3718 domain-containing protein, producing the protein MKFTKLSIIALLIGISPATFASQYKFVASDDHPLTKVCVAAVQDNLLRYTRTVKNNGFTYQVIANHLKCNEQNIADFAYSYNSLRTAKFINAYKKNPVSFTEIAQYVPADKAQDIVVIKVSSR; encoded by the coding sequence ATGAAGTTTACCAAATTGTCGATTATCGCCCTATTAATAGGGATATCACCTGCAACTTTTGCTAGCCAGTATAAGTTTGTTGCTTCTGATGATCATCCGTTAACTAAAGTTTGTGTGGCAGCTGTTCAAGACAATTTGCTTCGCTATACGAGAACGGTTAAAAATAATGGTTTTACTTATCAGGTAATTGCCAATCATCTTAAGTGTAATGAACAGAACATCGCTGATTTCGCATATTCTTATAATTCACTACGAACGGCAAAATTTATCAATGCTTACAAGAAAAATCCGGTGTCTTTTACTGAAATTGCGCAATACGTGCCTGCAGATAAGGCTCAAGACATCGTGGTTATTAAGGTAAGTTCAAGGTAG
- a CDS encoding efflux RND transporter permease subunit yields MFNTLKTKNSVMDIFVRRPVMAVVLSIVICLSGLWAVFNIPVIQFPQMESSSLVIDTYYTGASAKVVKGFISDPIERVASTIPGVDYVDSVTTSGTSKVTAWLKLNEDSTRALAELNTKLSQIRFELPQGAQDPAVSVVRTDRTFAAFYLNVSYGDLNKSQVSDYLNRQVNPILNNVEGVQRVQLEGGRIPAMRVNLDTAKLATFNLSTDEVFNALRNNNSIATMGYSQNSRQRIDIVTNSQLSTVQGFENLVVKRIDNDVIYLKDIAQITLGAEEANISARINHSDTVYISVWPLPGANEITIGNGLYKAVDEINLTLPHGMKVEFAYDGTLYMRDALKEIVITLLETITIVGLVVLFLMGSFRAALVPLITIPISILGAIAAMSLMGFSLNLLTVLAIVLCVGLVVDDAIVVVENVSRFMREGMSRRQAALLSARQLLVPIISMTLTLAAVYAPIGFLSGLTGMLFKEFAFTLAIAVIISGVVAITLSPIMSAHVSAKGGEEGKLTIKVNNIFTKLQNTYAKLLNKIFDVKYQVFFIAIIISLLAVPFYLFSAKELAPIEDQSQIIIIVQSPPQSSLEYNVENTTKMVDGLLAIPNATEMWQVIFNSGGFGGLGFVKPNQRDENIAELVPPVYMNLVQNSGLNSLPILPPSLPTAGQFDVEIVLKSSSPYEEMKVYADQLVGSAMKSGMFLFADSDLKIDLPKIELKIDRTKLADFDLDFNDVNQQLSVFLSSNYVNRFDSNGKAYQVIPMVESEVRGKPENILHLNIKLANGGFIPVSSFASLNWVTGPRQLTTFSQVNSVKIYGGLLPGFSKEEALTAIEQVAQDILPKSYRLDYAGESRQIRKEGNTLVTVLMVSLIIVFLILAVQFNSFSDPLVVLLGCVPLALSGALLIPFIELTTVNIYSQIGLITLVGLITKNGILIVEFANHVQEQGKSKFEAVIIAATTRLRPILMTTGATVFGHFPLVLVTGAGAEARNSIGIILVAGMLIGTVFTLIVLPIFYLWFAKNREKLTGDELLSAQTFT; encoded by the coding sequence ATGTTCAACACCTTAAAAACTAAAAATAGTGTTATGGATATTTTTGTCCGTCGCCCGGTAATGGCAGTTGTATTATCTATTGTGATCTGTCTTTCTGGACTATGGGCAGTTTTCAATATACCGGTGATCCAATTTCCACAAATGGAAAGCTCGTCACTAGTGATTGACACATACTATACCGGAGCATCGGCAAAGGTCGTAAAAGGCTTCATTAGTGATCCTATAGAACGTGTTGCTTCAACAATACCCGGTGTTGATTATGTTGACTCGGTTACCACTTCAGGAACAAGCAAAGTAACTGCCTGGCTTAAACTTAATGAAGACAGTACAAGAGCGTTAGCAGAGCTAAATACTAAACTAAGCCAAATTCGATTTGAATTACCACAAGGCGCACAAGATCCTGCCGTTTCAGTAGTTAGAACCGATCGAACGTTTGCCGCTTTTTATCTGAATGTAAGCTATGGCGATTTAAATAAGTCTCAGGTATCTGATTATTTAAATCGGCAAGTGAACCCTATTTTAAATAATGTTGAGGGTGTGCAACGAGTACAATTAGAAGGCGGCAGAATACCGGCAATGCGAGTAAACCTCGATACAGCTAAATTAGCTACTTTTAATCTCAGTACGGATGAAGTGTTTAATGCCTTAAGAAATAACAACTCTATTGCAACTATGGGTTACAGCCAAAATTCAAGACAACGCATTGACATAGTAACCAATTCTCAACTTTCAACGGTGCAAGGTTTTGAAAACTTAGTGGTTAAACGCATAGACAACGACGTTATTTATTTAAAAGATATTGCACAAATAACCTTAGGCGCAGAAGAAGCGAATATAAGCGCTAGAATAAACCATAGCGATACAGTTTATATTTCAGTTTGGCCATTACCCGGCGCCAATGAAATCACCATTGGTAATGGCTTGTATAAAGCTGTTGACGAAATTAACTTAACTTTGCCACACGGAATGAAAGTTGAATTTGCCTATGACGGCACTTTATATATGCGTGATGCATTAAAAGAAATTGTAATCACCTTATTAGAAACCATTACCATTGTCGGTTTAGTTGTTCTTTTCTTAATGGGCTCTTTCAGGGCTGCGTTAGTGCCTTTGATTACTATACCTATATCAATTTTAGGTGCCATTGCAGCAATGTCGTTAATGGGGTTTTCATTAAACTTGTTAACCGTATTAGCTATTGTTTTGTGTGTTGGTTTAGTGGTAGATGACGCTATTGTAGTGGTTGAAAATGTGTCACGATTCATGCGCGAAGGGATGAGCAGAAGACAAGCGGCGTTACTTAGTGCAAGACAGTTACTGGTGCCAATTATATCAATGACATTAACCTTGGCAGCCGTATATGCTCCCATCGGCTTCTTATCTGGGTTAACAGGGATGTTATTTAAAGAGTTTGCTTTTACTTTAGCTATAGCCGTTATCATTTCTGGCGTGGTGGCAATCACTTTATCACCAATAATGAGTGCGCATGTATCTGCTAAAGGTGGAGAAGAAGGAAAACTAACCATTAAGGTGAATAATATATTCACTAAATTGCAAAATACTTACGCCAAGCTTTTAAACAAAATATTTGATGTTAAATATCAGGTTTTCTTTATTGCCATAATTATAAGTTTATTGGCAGTGCCGTTTTATTTGTTTTCAGCAAAAGAGTTGGCGCCTATAGAAGATCAAAGCCAAATTATTATCATTGTGCAATCACCACCACAATCATCGTTAGAATATAACGTTGAAAATACCACTAAAATGGTTGACGGCTTGCTGGCAATCCCAAACGCAACAGAAATGTGGCAGGTAATATTTAATAGTGGTGGCTTTGGTGGCTTAGGTTTTGTGAAGCCGAACCAACGTGATGAAAACATTGCTGAACTCGTTCCTCCTGTGTATATGAATTTGGTTCAAAACTCTGGTTTGAATTCACTGCCAATATTACCCCCCTCTTTACCAACCGCAGGACAATTTGATGTTGAAATAGTATTAAAATCATCATCGCCTTATGAAGAAATGAAAGTATATGCCGACCAACTTGTTGGCAGTGCAATGAAAAGTGGTATGTTCTTGTTTGCCGATTCTGATCTAAAAATAGATTTGCCAAAAATAGAATTGAAAATTGATCGAACAAAACTTGCTGATTTTGATTTGGACTTTAATGATGTGAACCAACAATTAAGTGTGTTCTTATCAAGTAATTACGTTAACCGCTTTGATTCAAACGGTAAAGCATATCAAGTTATTCCTATGGTTGAGAGCGAAGTAAGAGGTAAACCAGAAAACATTCTGCACCTAAATATAAAGCTGGCCAATGGCGGGTTCATTCCGGTATCTAGCTTTGCCTCATTAAATTGGGTGACAGGTCCTAGGCAACTTACCACTTTTAGCCAAGTAAATTCAGTGAAAATTTATGGTGGTTTGTTACCAGGATTTAGTAAAGAAGAGGCATTAACTGCCATTGAGCAAGTTGCCCAAGATATTTTACCAAAATCCTATCGACTTGATTATGCTGGGGAGTCACGGCAAATCAGGAAAGAAGGCAATACATTAGTGACAGTATTAATGGTGTCATTAATTATCGTTTTTTTGATTTTGGCGGTGCAGTTTAATAGTTTTAGTGATCCGCTTGTTGTATTACTAGGTTGTGTGCCATTAGCTCTCTCTGGCGCTTTATTAATACCGTTTATAGAATTAACTACAGTAAACATTTACTCACAAATTGGTCTAATTACTCTTGTTGGCCTGATCACCAAAAATGGTATTTTAATTGTTGAATTTGCCAATCATGTTCAAGAGCAAGGCAAGAGTAAATTTGAAGCAGTTATTATTGCAGCAACAACGAGATTACGACCAATTTTGATGACAACTGGTGCTACCGTTTTTGGTCATTTCCCTTTAGTTTTGGTAACCGGAGCGGGGGCCGAAGCTCGTAACAGTATTGGCATTATATTAGTTGCAGGCATGCTTATTGGTACTGTATTTACACTAATCGTATTACCAATATTTTATTTATGGTTTGCTAAAAATCGTGAAAAACTAACTGGTGATGAATTACTTTCCGCACAAACATTTACTTAA
- a CDS encoding efflux RND transporter periplasmic adaptor subunit codes for MKFKPWLITLFLLTITLFSLYHYKQLLMSPPTAAEQQFEPSATVDAIKAASIEFQKTTQVSGEVKAVKQLELKNELAGKIIALNLVSGSVVEKGQILVELQHTEEKAKLIAANAQLTLSKHNLTRYTTLKESNEVSQELVDQAHADYALAHSNVTLLQDSISKKIIKAPFTAVVGINNLEVGQYLDNNTLINTLVGVDDYLWIDFSLPQTYNDLPLHTTVLINKVGSRTNQIKGQIIAINPTLSANSRHLKYRAKILKAELPLRPNTLVNVTVAVEDSKSRIAIPDLALTHDQFGDYVFVLQPEAGGSYRAERQKVVVLERIAEQAIISSGLLKDQIIATDGAFKLQTGMKVFINKLIDG; via the coding sequence ATGAAATTTAAGCCTTGGCTCATCACCTTGTTTCTATTAACTATTACCTTATTTAGTTTATATCATTACAAGCAATTACTGATGTCGCCACCAACTGCGGCTGAGCAACAATTTGAACCTTCAGCAACCGTCGATGCGATAAAGGCAGCCTCAATTGAGTTTCAAAAAACAACACAAGTAAGTGGTGAAGTTAAAGCGGTAAAACAACTTGAATTAAAAAATGAATTGGCCGGAAAAATTATTGCTCTTAATTTGGTATCAGGCAGCGTGGTAGAAAAAGGGCAAATACTGGTCGAGCTTCAGCACACTGAAGAAAAAGCTAAATTAATTGCCGCGAATGCTCAACTAACGTTAAGCAAGCATAATCTGACACGTTACACTACATTAAAAGAAAGTAATGAAGTAAGCCAAGAATTAGTCGATCAAGCCCATGCTGACTATGCGTTGGCGCACTCCAATGTAACTTTATTACAAGATAGTATTTCTAAAAAAATTATCAAGGCGCCATTTACCGCCGTTGTTGGTATCAACAATTTGGAAGTTGGACAATACCTGGACAACAATACCTTGATCAATACCTTGGTAGGAGTTGATGACTACCTCTGGATTGATTTTTCTTTGCCGCAAACTTATAACGATTTGCCACTTCACACCACAGTTTTGATCAACAAAGTAGGCTCTCGTACAAATCAGATTAAGGGACAGATCATTGCCATCAATCCCACATTATCGGCCAACTCTCGTCATTTAAAATATCGCGCCAAAATATTGAAAGCTGAATTACCTTTGCGCCCTAATACTCTGGTAAATGTTACGGTTGCCGTAGAAGATAGTAAAAGTCGGATAGCTATTCCTGATTTAGCTCTAACCCATGATCAATTTGGTGATTATGTTTTTGTACTGCAACCTGAAGCAGGTGGTAGTTATCGAGCTGAACGTCAAAAAGTAGTTGTGTTAGAGCGTATAGCAGAGCAAGCAATAATAAGTAGTGGTTTGCTCAAAGATCAGATCATTGCCACCGATGGCGCCTTTAAACTGCAAACGGGCATGAAAGTATTTATCAATAAATTAATTGACGGGTAA
- a CDS encoding DUF5062 family protein, with protein MKKIKNEQALLKIALSVGEKYAINRGFKSFGATDAAKQKVEALYRLLVQDKLVHPLPEDQEDLLSMKHKLALWIQKQLPEGHELLK; from the coding sequence ATGAAAAAAATAAAAAATGAACAGGCTTTATTAAAAATAGCCCTTAGTGTTGGTGAAAAGTACGCAATTAACCGTGGTTTCAAAAGCTTTGGTGCAACCGATGCAGCGAAACAAAAAGTTGAGGCGCTATATCGTTTATTAGTACAAGATAAACTAGTCCACCCATTACCTGAAGATCAGGAAGACCTGTTAAGCATGAAACATAAGCTTGCACTGTGGATCCAGAAACAACTTCCAGAAGGCCACGAATTACTAAAATAG
- the folE gene encoding GTP cyclohydrolase I FolE, with amino-acid sequence MQAKKLASISSNKASSPAAKIVQHALIAAGLETPMHSNKELSNDEKYQKIKQSFTDICDTLGLDLTDDSLQETPHRIAKMYVQEIFSGLDYSNFPKISVIENKMANDEMIMVKDINLTSTCEHHFVTIDGLAKVAYIPKEKIIGLSKINRLVRFFAQRPQVQERLTQQILISLKALLDTEHVAVTINAVHYCVKARGVMDSNSSTTTTALSGCFKSNPATRSEFLQ; translated from the coding sequence ATGCAAGCAAAAAAACTGGCGAGCATTAGTAGTAACAAAGCAAGCAGTCCTGCGGCTAAAATTGTGCAACATGCATTAATTGCTGCGGGTTTAGAAACGCCTATGCATAGTAATAAAGAGCTTAGTAATGATGAAAAGTATCAAAAGATCAAACAGTCTTTTACCGATATTTGTGACACCTTAGGGTTAGATTTAACCGATGACAGCTTACAGGAAACACCGCATCGCATCGCAAAAATGTATGTGCAAGAAATTTTCTCTGGCCTTGATTATAGTAACTTTCCTAAAATCTCTGTTATTGAAAACAAAATGGCTAATGATGAAATGATCATGGTTAAAGATATAAATTTAACCAGTACTTGTGAACATCATTTTGTCACTATAGATGGCTTAGCGAAAGTTGCTTACATTCCGAAAGAGAAAATTATTGGCTTATCAAAAATCAATCGTCTGGTGCGATTTTTTGCTCAACGCCCACAAGTTCAAGAGCGCTTAACTCAACAAATTTTGATCTCATTAAAAGCCTTACTAGACACAGAACATGTTGCGGTAACAATCAATGCCGTGCATTATTGTGTGAAAGCTCGTGGCGTTATGGACTCAAACTCAAGTACCACTACAACAGCCCTAAGCGGTTGTTTTAAAAGTAACCCGGCGACACGCAGCGAATTTTTACAATAA